One Aegilops tauschii subsp. strangulata cultivar AL8/78 chromosome 2, Aet v6.0, whole genome shotgun sequence genomic window, GAGTCTTCAAGGTTTTTCTTCGTGTATTTTTTGTTTCGAACCTCGAGCTTCCAATGTTGATGCTCATAGGCTTGCTAGGTTTGGTGTTTCTCTACCTCAAGGGAGGCATCTATGGCTTGGTCTTCCTCATGACTCGGTTGCTATATCTGTAAACGTAACTGAATAATAAAGCCTAGCTTGTTTTGCTAAAAAAAAAACCTCCGAGACATTCCATAGTTGACTGGAATGTCCTCTACCACTAAACGAATATCATAGGAAAGTCtgaaataaattttaaaaaaaatatgAATAGTAGTGTCAAGTCTAGGACTTGAAGCTTGGTAGTTTGGTTCCACCACAAGGAGCCTGATCATCTAAGCTACACTCGGTTCGCACTTGCACATCCGTCTTAGAACCATAACTCAGATGAGGATCTACAAAACAATTATTCTTCATTAGCAATGCTACATGATGAGATGGTATAAATGTTGACTGATCTTTCTTTAGTGAATCTGTATTTTGTTCCTTACAAATGCTCAACTGGTTGACGGTAAAACTATGTGGCATATTTCACCATCTAAGGAGGGAAAAATCATATAATAATCTAAAATAAAGTTAACCTATATTTTCATTTCCAATATTCCAAACTACCCTAGTATAAAATTCTTATATGAACCCGACACGTTATTCAAACTCCATTTACAATGTCAACTGATTTGGGTACACAATCACAAATCATGGTTTCCGACCATCCTTTGTTAGCATGTTTTAAATGTCGCCTTAGCAAACTCTGTGTACTAGAGATATTTCTGCATTCCAAATTTGGGTTACTATAAATATATCATTAAATACTACTAGTATACATAATTATTTGACATACAATTAACACATGTAAAAAAGTTCACTATATCTTCAAGAAGGAAATAAAATGCATCCTCATCCATTTGCATTGATAGGATTTGATTGTCTACAAATTAATGTTGCACATCGGATTTGTCTCACTTAAAGGAAGATTATCATCACTATTTATTTGAGAACATTAAGAATTACCTTGCACGAGGAACCATGGTACCCGCCCTTCTGGTGCTGCTTCTGGCTATTTTGTGCACAACCACCGTCGTCCACAGCAAGGAATGGAACGTGGGTCGCCAGGACGGATGGTTCTTCAGCATCTCCAATTGGGGGGATGACAAGCCAATCAAGGTCGGCGATGTGCTTGGTGAGAACTCTAAATCAAGTGATTGGCTATTTTTTAATTCTGATATGTAATCTTGTGTTTATAACTAATACTAATACATGCAGTGTTCAAGTACAAGGCAATTGCGCACAACGTGGTGCAGGTCTCAGAAGAAGACTACAACGCATGCACGGTCTCTCGCCCATCGCCGACCTACCGCTCCGGCAATGACCACATTAAGGTCACCAGCAGTGGAAGATTCTTCTTCATATGTTATGTGAAAACTCCTTTACACTGTGAGAATGGCATGAAGATAGCCATCACTGTCCAATAGATAGACATGATCCCTCTCATGATACGTACATGTTTAGTATCTTTGTACTAAGTCTGTAAGGTGCGAGCTCAAGACAGAATGATGGCAGATGAAGTAAATTGATGCTTGGCTCAAGTCTCCTACTTGTTTAGTATCTTCATTCTTCAACATGTTTCTTTTAAGACTGATTCATTATGTATTCATGACACCTTGCTACGGCAACATCTATTGTTTTATTTTTTAGGGGACCAATATCTATTCGGAAGAGCCAGTGGAAGCATACCACTAGTGGAAGTATACGACTAGTTGGTTTTCACTTTAAGTGAAACGTGGATGAATTTAAGTAATTTCAGTGGACACTGAAATATTTACCTTTTGaacaaattttttgaaatttcagTAATGCACAGGAATTCAGATGTTCTTAAAGTATTTTTCAAAGTTTTCAAATAATACATCGAATTTCAGGTGAATGTTTCAGCCCTCTGGGCAAAATGCAAACTAAAAACACTAAAACTAACTGTATTTCTGTGATTTCGGTTGTGGATGTAATATTTCCAAAACTGAAATAAAAAAAACACTAGATACAAGTTTCTTTCATTCTACTGACCATACATTGTGTTAGAATAATTTGAGGCCACCGTCCATGTGTCGAGCACAAGAAATCACACAAGCACAAGCAATGACACTGAGATTTGTTAACGAGATTCACcaatatggctacatccccgggacATGACTACGGGCACACCTACCCATGTACCAAATCACATGATACAATCTGTGGTAAGCCACCAAGGCCACAAGACAGCGCTCCGACCACCGCGCCACGGCCGGTCCGGTCACCCCTGCCACGGACGCCCGTACTGTCCCTCTCGTGATCTCTGTCTTAGCTAGCCTATAACTTATGTCTAGTCTATTTGGCTACCCGTGATGACTATATATAATAGTCCCAGGATACACATGTCCGACTCAAACATCTAACCTACCGCTAATTACAAGTCGATAGCACAACCTATACACTGAATATTCGACACATTATTTTAACATCTTGAACATTAAGGAAGATGCGAAATAGCTCCTTTACAGttgcaataataaaatggttattattgtatttccttgttcatgataattgtctattgttcatgctataattgtattaactggaaaccgtaatacatgtgtgaatacatagaccacaacatgtccctagtaagcctctagttgactagctcgttgatcaatagatggttatggttttctgaccatggacattggatgtcattgataacgggatcacatcattaggagaatgatgtgatggacaagacccaatcctaagcatagcacaagatcgtgtagttcgttttgctagagcttttctaatgtcaagtatcatttccttagaccatgagattgtgcaactcccggataccgtaggaatgccttgggtgtaccaaacgtcacaacgtaactgggtggctataaaggtgcactacaggtatctccgaaagtatctgttgagttggcacgaatcgagactgggatttgtcacttcgtatgacggagaggtatctctgggcccactcggtaatgcatcatcataatgagctcaatgtgactaatgagttagccacgggatcatgcgttacggaacgagtaaagagacttgccggtaacgagattgaacgaggtattgggataccgacgatcgaatctcgggcaagtaacatgccggtggacaaagggaattgtatacgggattaattgaatccccgacatcgtggttcatccgatgagatcatcatggaacatgtgggagccaacatgggtatccagatcccgctgttggttattggccggagaacgtctcgatcatgtctacatggttcccgaacccgtagggtctacacacttaaggttcggtgacgctagagttgttatgggaaatagtatgtggttaccgaaggttgttcggagtcctggatgagatcccggacgtgacgaggaactccggaatggtccgcaggtgaagatcgatatattggacgaagggtattggagtccggaattgttctgggagtaccgggtgacgaccagcgtgtccgaaaggggtttcggaggccccgacaagcgttggggggccttatgggccaaggggaggggacACATCAgtccactaaggggctgtgcgcccctcccaccccatctcacgtaacgtggagaggtgggggcgcctcccctagggcagccacccctcccggcttggggggcaagtttcctaggggtgggggcgcccaaacccatatagggtttcccctgtggctgccgcccctcccctagggaaccgtagggcgcctcctccaccccctcccccctatatatagtgagggagataGAGGGCAGCCGgaccccttgcctggcgcagcccctccTTCCTCCaactcttcctcctcctccgtagtgcttggcgaagccctgcagaaataccacaagctccaccaccacgccgtcgtgttgccggagctctccctcaacttctcctctccccttgctggatcaagaaggaggagacgtccccgggctgtacgtgtgttgaatgcggaggtgccgtccgttcggcacttggatcggatcttccgcgatttgaatcgccgcgagtacgactccatcaaccgcgttcttgtaacgcttccgcttagcgatcttcaagggtatgaagatgcactccctctctctcgttgctagcatctcctagattgatcttggtggcacgtaggaaaattttgaattattactacgttccccaacagtggtatcagagctaggtctatgcgtagattctatgcacgagtagaacacaaagtagttatgggcgatgatttgttcaatttgcttaccgttactagtcttatcttgattcggcgacattgtgggatgaagcggcccggaccgaccttacacgtatgcttacgtgagacaggttccactgactgacatgcacttgttgcataaggtggct contains:
- the LOC141041919 gene encoding basic blue protein-like, translating into MVPALLVLLLAILCTTTVVHSKEWNVGRQDGWFFSISNWGDDKPIKVGDVLVFKYKAIAHNVVQVSEEDYNACTVSRPSPTYRSGNDHIKVTSSGRFFFICYVKTPLHCENGMKIAITVQ